Below is a genomic region from Raphanus sativus cultivar WK10039 chromosome 4, ASM80110v3, whole genome shotgun sequence.
aatatatttttaaaaaccaaaaaccattttttaaatttagaaaatgtCAATTTTAAAGACGTTAATACTGCAaattaaactctaaattcaaacCGTCACCCTAAACATAAAttgtataccctaaaccctaaactttataccctaaaataaaaatctataccctaaacccatacattaaacccaaaccctatccCCTAAAATAAAACCTATACCGTAAAACAaatctctaaaccctaaatctaaatcatataccctaaactctatattctaaacccaaaccctataccctgaACCCAAAACTTTAgagtatagaatttgggttcaggatatagggtttgggtttatagtCTAGAGTTTaggtatagggtttgggtttagggtttagagatttgttttagggtatagggttcgATTTTAGGGAaggtatagggtttgggtttagtgtctCGGGTTTAGTGtctggggtttagggtttagggttttattttagggtatagagtctggagtttagggtatatggtttgggtttagggtaacagtttggatttagagtttagtctGCGGTATTAACGTctttaaaatcgattttattttattttaaaaaggttttttggcttttaaaaatatatttaatcatttttattcattaatctaCGTGGCAATTTGATTGGCTGTTAAGGATGATGTAAATTTTGAAAGTCCACCtaaggggtgaacctaagtattgttcgaAACATAGAATGTACCAATAATGGCTTTATTTAAAGCATTAAATGTGAATCGAACCTAAATGAGTGGTTCTATAACTACATGcaatacttattttttttttgatcgaatACATGCAATACTTATAGAACcactatatatattgaaaacattagTTGTACATAGTGTTGAATTGTAATCAACAAtccatatatatagagagagagagagagagagtttgtaAGCATTATTAAGGAACAATACGATTCGCATTCTATGATGTTGATAAGAATTGGAAACAATTTGAAAGCCTCTAAAACAAGGGCTTACGAAAGAAACATTTATCACCGCTTTGACCCTCACTCGTTTGGGATCGTCTGTAAAACTCATTTTTACTGCCATTTTCATCCTAAATTAGGAACATGTCCTCAACATTAGTAGGTAAACACTACACCCTCATTGTATCCATAAAAGCATGAATGTTTCCTCcaagagttttttttcttattattattaagtaGAACTTAGCTAAAAGAAATGATGTATATGAATTCTGGAAAACCATATGATTCAAAATGTTTTGTAACTAGAAAAAGAAAGGTGGATGATTCAGTGATAAATTAGGTTTCACTACGAAATCAGGCAGTAAAACACGACTACTTCTGTTGGATTTATTCAACCAAAGGAAATATAATGGGAAATTTGGACACATAACTATAGTAGGATTTAAATTCAGACTTTAACCATATTGAGCGGGATGCTACgatattatacatattatagCAAGTGATGACAAAAATACCCTTACCTGCGCGTGGAAACCGCTCTTTATTCTGGAGAAACCGAAAAGTCCCACTTTTATAGTTACTGTTGAACTCGAAAGAGAGAAGGTTACGGCGGCGAAAGGGTGAAGAAAATCTAGGGATCTTCTTCTGAAATCGGACGACGGCATAAACAGATAAAGGGGGTTATCGGAGAAACGGCGGAGTTGCACCCGATATCGACGGTTTCTGTGGTTCGACGGCGACGACAGTGAGCGAAGAAAAGAGTCGGTGACAGGTAAAAAGCTTGATTCTGTACAATTGATATCAAATGCAAAGGGTGACGGATGGTTGATTCTATAAACGGGTGGTTTATCAGATTAATTGGTGACGCAATTCGACGGTTGCATAGAGGAGTCCGCCGGCGAGGGGAATCAACGAGTAAGAAAGGTATGTACTCGATTTGGTTGCAAATCTTCAATAAGAAACTTTCGCCCTATCACTAAACTATACTACTGATGACTGTCGTATAGTATACCTTTGCTTGGTGTGGAGTTTCAGTGTTCTTACAACTATACTACGAGTGTACATGGCCTAGTTTTGTATCTTGTTGGATGAGGGAGATGAGTAAGTAATTATAGTTTGATAGGAACATAAACTGATTTTTGGTAATTGTAAACCACATATTCTTGTAGTATAGTATACCTTTGATTTGTGTGGATTTTATTGTTCCTACAACTATACTACGAGTGTACATAGTCTAGTTTTCTATCTTGTTTGATGCGGGAGATGAGTAAATAGTAGATTGCATAATTTGGTAGGATGCAGGGGAAACGCAACTATTTAGTGAAATGATATAGTTTGATAGGACCGTAAACCAATTTTTTCGTAATTCTAAACTACATATGCCTGTAGTATAGTATACCTTAGATTTTTGTGGAGTTTTAGTGTTCCTACAACAGGGAAGCGCTTTTGTTTAGGCTTTATATCTATATACTATATGACCATATGATAGTAGTATTCGGTTCTCATTTGTTGCAGTTTCATTGTTAAGTGGTTTTATGTTCTTTTCCATCAGACTACGCTCGTTTTATGTAGAGAGCAACATAGGATAGTAGTTGTTGCCGAAAGTATTTAATATACAATACCTTTGATGCAAGTAGTTTAGTTTACTTCTATTTTATTTGCTTAAAATACATCTTTCCTATCTGTTAAACTATAGTTTAGTATACTATTGATGCAAGTAGTTTAGTATACTTCTGTTTTATTTGCTCTATAACCCGACTGCATAATTTGGTAGGATGCAGGGGAAACGCAACTATTTAGTGAAATGATATAGTTTAATAGGACCATAACCCAATTTTTTCGTAATTCTATACTACATATGCCTGTAGTATAGTATATTATGCCAGTGTTCCTACAAAAGGGAAGCGCTTTTGTTTAGGCTTTATATCTATATACTATATGACCATATGATAGTAGTATTCGGTTCTCATTTGTTGCAGTTTCATTGTTAAGTGGTTTTATGTTCTTTTCCATCAGACTAGGCTCGTTTTATGTAGAGAGCAACATAGGATAGTAGTTGTTGCCGAAAGTGTTTAATACACAATACTATTGATGCAAGTAGTTTAGTTTACTTCTATTTTATTTGCTTAAAATACATCTTTCCTATCTGTTAAACTATAGTTTATTATACTATTGATGCAAGTAGTTTAGTATACTTCTGTTTTATTTGCTCTAAAAACCTCTGTCCCGTCTGTTAACTATAATTACTCGTAGTATAGTATAATAATGGTTTGTTGTTTTGTTGAGCTTTCGAATAATGAATACTGCATTGTCTATTAATGTGCAGGATGGAAGAGCTAGGGTTGCCAGAGCAGTTGTATCAGACAGGGTACGAGCCAACTGGGCGTAAACGGATTAATAATTACTTCAATTTGAGGTGGATTGAGGTTATCAAAGAATCACTAACCGTTGCGCAGCAGGAGATGTTAGCAGAATCCCAATTCCGGCAAATAATGCAGATGGGGTCCCATACATTTTCAGTTATGTTTGCCCACCAGTTGTTGGCGCGCCAGTTGGTTACCCGGAAGAAGTACGAACTATGGTGGCGTTTTGCGGGGAAACCAATAAGGTATGGTATTGGAGACTTTGCTTTAGTAACGGGTCTTAACTGCGGGATCCCTCCATCAACTGGTGATGGTTGTCAGGCTGCAGTAAGAGggaaaaaaaagggaaaatcaAAGGGCAAGCAAGTCGTTCCCGAGGGAGGGGTGTGGATGTCGTTGTTTGGGAAGGAGGATAAGATTACTCCGGAGTGGATTGTCCAGCGGTTGGCACAGAAAGACAAATGCAAAGATGAAGAAACGAAACTACGTTTGTCACTTCTGTTGCTAGTGGAAGGGATTTTGTGTCCAACCAGTGGGTGTACGCAGATAAGACCTGAAGTTGTGGAGATGCTTGCGGATTTACAGAAGTTCCTCGACTATCCATGGGGCCGGGAGTCGTTTGTTTTAACGGTCTCAAGTGCGAAGCCAAGATCGGCTTCACAATATGCGCAAGACACAGTGGCAATTCAAGGATTTGCACATGCTATTGTCCTTGTTACCATATGTTGTTGTCCCCAGATTATAGTTGATTCAAGGGTAGCTGAAGATTTGTTGGACGACTCCCTACCAGTCGAGGACATAGTTGATGGTGTGTGTGCGCGGAGTGTCAGGATAAATGTTGTGACGGTCCAAACTATGGAGACTATTGGCATGGTATGTTCCTTATTTACATATTTCTTGCCTCGTATTATAGTTTGCTTCTGATTGATTGGATTTGAATTCTTACCTCTGCTACTACACTATGATATAGATGGAAGTAGTTTAGTATGTTGCCTATAGGTTTTGATTGCAAACGTTTTTGCCTACGTGCGTTATACTATAACTGCATGTAGTATAGTATGATTTTGATATATTGTGTTGTGTGTTATGACCAGGCTAATGTGAGGTCACTCCTATGCGAAGGTTCTGACATTCCCCCATTTCCTGATGAAGTCGACGATTTCGAAGTGGGGAACCTTCTTGCATTGATTCGGGAGGACTTCCCTTTCGAGCTTAATACATGGCGGGGTGGTGTAAAGGCTACAGATGCGCGTCAGAGTAGAGGAGTTGGTGGCCCATCAGGCATCGAGGGCGAGGATGGAGTTGCGGATGAACGGAACGATCCAACCCAAAACTTAAACAACCCCCAGAGAGACGGTCGTGATGTCGATCGTATAGCACGTGCTGCAGCGGATGCGGTTGTGGCACAAGCGATGCCAATGTTTGAGGGTTACGCGGTTAATATCAAAAGTCACGTGCTGCGAGAAATATCGATGTTTAAGGAAACCATCGGCGGGGAAATGAAACTTGTCAACCGTGAGCTAGTTGAATTTCGTAAGCTTCTGATTCCACAATCAGCGGGAGGAACAACAATGTATCAGGAAACTCGTAGAGCATCACCTAGAAGCAGTAAGTGGCCGCAAGGTTGATTTGGTTTTTGCATTGTTGGATACATATGTTGCACTGGTTAACAACTTATATAATGTTGTAGGGGACGGCGATGGTGAAACGAGTAACCCGCCTAATGTCAGTGACGATTTGCGAGAGGATGCGACTGCAGGATGTGGAAACCAAGGCATTGTCAACGATGATGGAACACCCACAGAAACAGAAGCTGGCCAACAAGGTATGAAACCTGGAAACTGTCGTTGTACTTAATGTATATGAGGCTTACCGGCTTATACTGTAATAGATGTGATCGCAGGTAACGGTGGCGATGGCGCGTCGGGTAAGGAGAAGGCAACTGATGTACTTTCCGATTGTCTGCATCCGGATGATGCAGTCAACATGGTTTTGGATTCCTTAAGAGTTGAAGAGGACGTTGAAGCAGATGGCATTTCACGTGAAGAGGTAACTAACTATCCGATGTCATACTATAAAACATATAGTATGGAAAAAACGGTTCTCACCTGACTGGTTTGTTGTTCATATGAGGGACTCACTTAAATATCCACCCCTCCTATTATTTGTAGGTCTCCCCAGTTAGAAGTGCGGAAACGGAAGTTGCCCCCTCCGCAGACATTTCAACAGATCCGTTGCCAGAAGTAAGTTTATTTTGTACCACACACATATTTAATATGTTCATATACTATTctatgtagaaaaatagaaatataaatggCATTGCAACTGATtcatatacttatttataaGGAGGTTACCCTTACTAAAGTGGCCCCATCCCCAGACATTCCAACAGAAGCGGTGCAGCAAGTAAGTTTATTTGGTGTCATACCACTTTtcaaatatgttaatatattatGCTATGTTGTCAAACAGAATAGTATCGTATTCATTTTGGCTCAGCAACTTATTCATAGATATATTTATCAGGATGTTACCCCTATTGAACCTGTTACGGACGTATGTGACCAGGAAGCTAATCCCACGGAGGTCGATATTGCTTCTCTTAATGTAAGTGACATCATGCATAATTTCGTGTGAAAGTTTGTGTTCAGTGATGTCTATTCTACATACCAATCTAGTATAGTTTCGTAACCTTATGTTCAAAACTTACCTATAACGCCGCCTTGGTAGCAGAAACAACATCGTGAGTCAGCTTGTGTGGATGCGACAGGAGAAACACATCAGACGCCAACGGCCGCTTGTTTGGGATCCTCATCTTCGCAACTTGATCAGGTGTGTTATGCttaacaaaacttacattgaAGATATATCGTAAGCTGTTTTGTAAACAAAAGTATATGTACAGGGGAACATTGGTGCAGACGTAGTGGGTGAACAACCTCAGCAACCAGAGGTAACCAACCATGAGAAGCGTGTTAGTAAACGCCCAAGAATTGCTACAGTCAGATATACTCCGGCAGAGGACGCGGCAAAGAAAGTAAAGGggaaccaaaaaaagaagaaaaaggcgGCCCCCCGTGGGAAAGGGCGTAAAACGAAGGAGGAAAACGTTGTTGAAACGGGGAATGTTCCAGTTGCAGATAACAACCCACCTCCGTTTCTAACTACCGCAGGCCCTATTGGACCTCTTATTGGTGGCTTTTCCCCTGTTCCCGGACAAAATGGATTCCGACTAGCAGCGTTTACAACCCACATTCTTTTGCAAAGGTATATCAAAAGCCCTATAATTAAgttgctttttatttttgattataataaaaatgttcgAAACAGGGATTACACATTGGGGAACGGTCTTGTTGTTCCCAATACTGTCTTTCGAGATTTCTTTCAATCTTCGAGTCCGCAGACAGTTCAGGTAACAcgagatattttattttttcactgACTATACTACCCTAATGTGTATTCTAAACTGCAGGCAGCTGACATGGTAGTTAGTTTTATTCGGAAAAGGGTTCGTGATGCGGGAGTAACCACCTATGATTTTCTGCCTGCCTCTTTCCTGATTTCGCTTCGTCTTGAGTATGGTCAGTTCAGTCTTGTGAACGATATTGGAAAGTTCAGCTTCTCGAGTTGTTTCGGCAAAGACGGCATGCCTGCAATGCGGTGGGAAAGTAGTGTTAACGTTCTATACTGTCCTTTTCAGTTGGACGGCCGCCATTGGGTTGGGGTCGTTATCGATATAGAACAGTGGTCGGTCACCATTTTAGACTGCAATAGTGTGGTTGTCCCAGTTGAGAGAATGGAAGAAAATCTCCAACCCCTTATCCAGCTCTTCCCCTATCTGTTACCGCTATATGGTTGTGCCCCTAAGATGGAAGGGGGAATTGTTGCACCGCTTTCTGTTATGCGCGTAGAACCCCCGATGTTGGCAGAACCCACAGGTAATTTTCCATACTATGTTAATATTTGGAATAGTCTATATGTTACACATATGTAATGTCATACTCGTTGTTTTAATGAATTTCAGGTTTATCATGTGTTGCTAGTCTTCTACTTCTCGAACTACATGCAACAGGTTCCATGCATCAGGCTGCCAGTTTGAATGTTGATGTACTCTCGGTGGCGGCGAAGTCTTACGCAGTTGCTGCATTGGAAGCATTTTACCCCAACGTCATTCCGTGATAGGAATTTCTgtgttgttgtatttttctGGCATCAGGatgttgtttttcttatgcAATTCTCAGAACAAACTTTCTTACTCTTCTCGGCCACACTTCTGTTTCAAAAATGTTTCGGGTTTGAATCTTTAAAATCtaacttatctcatttgacttgtttggaaatattattCTGTTTGCCTGCTTTACTTTCAGagaaatttttagtttatatctACTGAAAGCCCTCATGATTATTCATACTTACTATTTGATCAGTTACATTGTTTAgctaatttcatatatacaaactttgtgtgtgttttgaattttctataCCATAACATGTATAacatagtttgggtttaggattagtATTTAAGTTTagtgtttatatgtatgtttggaatcatCTATGCTATACTATTATTTCGGCTTAGTATAGTATACTGATATTTGGGTTtctcaaacaagaagacataagatttgtgtttgtgttgaggattttatatttgggttGGGTTTAGGATAGGGTTTGGGTTAAGAAatatgattttggtttagggtatatagtttgggtttaggattagtATTTGGTTAACTGTTTATTTGTATGTTTGGAATgatatatactatactataaaGGCGGTGTCGGATAGTGTACTGATATTTGTGTTTCTCAAACACGAAGACATaagatttgtgtttgggttgaggattttatatttgggttGTGTTATTGATAGGgttttggtttagaaatatggtttgggtttagggtttatggtttgggtttagggtatatagtttggggttagtgtttatatgtatgtttggaatcatctgCACCATACTATACTACCATATGGTATAGTATGtttctatttgtgtttttcaaacaagaagacatatgatttgtgtttgggttgaggattttatatttgagttgggttaaggattaaggtttgggtttacaaatatggtttgggtttagggtacatggtttgggtttagggtatatagtttgggtttagggattagttTTTGGGTTTATCAACTATTCTATACTATAATATATGTTGCTATAGTCTAGTGGTATTAGTATTtttcaaacaagaagacatatgatttgtgtttgggttcaggattttatatttgagttgggttaaggattaaggtttgggtttataaatatggtttgggttagggtatatggtttggatttagggtatatagtttgggtttagggattagtatttgggtttagtgtttatatgtatgtttggaatcatctattttaaactatattttcagGTTCCTATAGTATAGTGACATTTGTGTTTCTCAAAAAGAagacatatgatttgtgtttgggttgatgattttatatttgggttgggtttgggattagggtttgggtttagcaatatggtttgggtttagggtatatagttttgggtttagggattattatttgggtttagtgattatATGTATGTTTCGAATCATCTAATCTATAATATACCATCGGTTCCTATAGTACAGTGATATTTGTGTTtctcaaacaagaagacatatgatttgtgtttgggttgaggatattatatttgggtttagggtttaggattagggtttgggtttatcAATATGGTTTCTGTTTAGGGTCTATGGTTTGGGTTTACGGATTAGTATTTgagtttagtgtttatatgtatgtttgggATCATCAATTTTATACTATAATTCATTTCTTATAGTATCGTATTATTGGTGACtctcaaacaagaagacatatgatttgtgtttatatgtatgtttggaatcatctatactatactatatttgCGGTTTAGTATAGTGTACTAATATTTGTGTTtctcaaacaagaagacataagatttgtgtttgggttgaggattttatatttgggttGGGTTAGGGATAGGGTTTCGGTTTAgaaatatggtttgggtttagtgtttatggttttggtttatggtatatagtttggaatcATCTCCTCCATACTATAATACATGTTCTTGTAGTATAGTGGTATTTGTGTTATTCAAAGAAGAAGACATATGATTTGTGGTTGGGTTAaggattttatatttgagttgggttaaggattaaggtttgggtttataaatatggtttgggtttagggtttatggcttgggtttagggtatataatttgggtttagagaTTAGCATTTGGGTTTActttatatgtatgtttggaatcatCTATTCCATACTGTACTATTTGTTGTTATAGTATAGtggtatttgtgtttttcaaacaagaaggcatatgatttgtgtttgggttgaggattttatatttgagttgggttaaagattaaggtttgggtttagggtatatggtttggatttatggtatatagttttgGTTTAGTGATTAGTATTTGAGTTTATCATCTATTCCATACTATACTATTTGTTGCTATAGTATAatggtatttgtttttttcaaacaaCAAGACATgtgatttgtgtttgggttcaggattttatatttgagttgggttaaggattaaggtttgggtttataaatatggttgggtttagggtatatggtttgggtttagggtatatagtttgggtttagggtttagtatttgggtttagtgtttatatgtatgtttggaatcatctattctaaactatatttggGTTTATCATCTATTCCatactatactatttatttctatagtataatggtatttgtgtttttcaaacaagaagacatgtgatttgtgtttgggttcaggattttatatttgagttgggttaaggattaaggtttgggtttataaatatggtttgggtttagggtatatggtttgggtttagggtttagtatttgggtttagtgtttatatgtatgtttggaatcatctattctaaactatatttgcaGGTTCCTATAGTATAGTgacatatgatttgtgtttgggttgatGATTTTATATTAGGGTTGGGTTagggattagggtttgggtttagcaatatggtttgggtttagggtatatcgtttgggtttagggattagtatttgggtttagtgattatACCTATGTTTGGAATCATCTAATCTATACTATAGTACCGGTTCCTATAGTATAGTGATATTTGTGTTtctcaaacaagaagacataagatttgtgtttgggttgaggattttatatttgggttGTGTTATTGATAGGgttttggtttagaaatatggtttgggtttagggtttatggtttgggtttagggtatatagtttggggttagtgtttatatgtatgtttggaatcatCTACACCATACTATACTACCATATGGTATAGTATGTGtctatttgtgtttttcaaacaagaagacatatgatttgtgtttgggttgaggattttatatttgagttgggttaaggattaaggtttgggtttataaatatggtttgggtttagggtatatggtttgggtttagggtatatagtttgggtttagggtttagtatttgggtttagtgtttatatgtatgtttggaatcatctattctaaactatatttggGTTATCATCTATTCCatactatactatttatttCTATAGAATAAtggtatttgtgtttttcaaacaaTAAGACATgtgatttgtgtttgggttcaggattttatatttgagttgggttaagcattaaggtttgggtttataaatagggtttgggtttagggtatatggtttgggtttagggtttagtatttgggtttagtgtttatatgtatgtttggaatcatctattctaaactatattttcaGGTTCCTATAGTATAGTGACTTTTGTGTTtctcaaacaagaagacatatgatttgtgtttgggttgatGATTTTATATTAGGGTTGGGTTagggattagggtttgggtttagcaatatggtttgggtttagggtatatcgtttgggtttagggattagtatttgggtttagtgattatACCTATGTTTGGAATCATCTAATCTATACTATAGTACCGGTTCCTATAGTATAGTGATATTTGTGTTtctcaaacaagaagacataagatttgtgtttgggttgagGATTTATATTTGGGTTGTGTTATTGATAGGgttttggtttagaaatatggtttgggtttagggtttatggtttgggtttagggtatatagtttggggttagtgtttatatgtatgtttggaatcatCTACACCATACTATACTACCATATGGTATAGTATGtttctatttgtgtttttcaaacaagaagacatatgatttgtgtttgggttgaggattttatatttgagttgggttaaggattaaggtttgggtttacaaatatggtttgggtttagggtacatggtttgggtttagggtatatagtttgggtataGGGATTAGTTTTTGGGTTTATCATCTATTCCATACTATAATATATGTTGCTATAGTCTAGTGGTATTTGTATtttcaaacaagaagacatatgatttgtgtttgggttaatgattttatatttgagttgggttaaggattaaggtttgggtttataaatatggtttgggtttagggcatatggtttggatttagggtatatagtttgggtt
It encodes:
- the LOC108853052 gene encoding uncharacterized protein LOC108853052 translates to MEELGLPEQLYQTGYEPTGRKRINNYFNLRWIEVIKESLTVAQQEMLAESQFRQIMQMGSHTFSVMFAHQLLARQLVTRKKYELWWRFAGKPIRYGIGDFALVTGLNCGIPPSTGDGCQAAVRGKKKGKSKGKQVVPEGGVWMSLFGKEDKITPEWIVQRLAQKDKCKDEETKLRLSLLLLVEGILCPTSGCTQIRPEVVEMLADLQKFLDYPWGRESFVLTVSSAKPRSASQYAQDTVAIQGFAHAIVLVTICCCPQIIVDSRVAEDLLDDSLPVEDIVDGVCARSVRINVVTVQTMETIGMANVRSLLCEGSDIPPFPDEVDDFEVGNLLALIREDFPFELNTWRGGVKATDARQSRGVGGPSGIEGEDGVADERNDPTQNLNNPQRDGRDVDRIARAAADAVVAQAMPMFEGYAVNIKSHVLREISMFKETIGGEMKLVNRELVEFRKLLIPQSAGGTTMYQETRRASPRSRDGDGETSNPPNVSDDLREDATAGCGNQGIVNDDGTPTETEAGQQGNGGDGASGKEKATDVLSDCLHPDDAVNMVLDSLRVEEDVEADGISREEVSPVRSAETEVAPSADISTDPLPEEVTLTKVAPSPDIPTEAVQQDVTPIEPVTDVCDQEANPTEVDIASLNKQHRESACVDATGETHQTPTAACLGSSSSQLDQGNIGADVVGEQPQQPEVTNHEKRVSKRPRIATVRYTPAEDAAKKVKGNQKKKKKAAPRGKGRKTKEENVVETGNVPVADNNPPPFLTTAGPIGPLIGGFSPVPGQNGFRLAAFTTHILLQRDYTLGNGLVVPNTVFRDFFQSSSPQTVQAADMVVSFIRKRVRDAGVTTYDFLPASFLISLRLEYGQFSLVNDIGKFSFSSCFGKDGMPAMRWESSVNVLYCPFQLDGRHWVGVVIDIEQWSVTILDCNSVVVPVERMEENLQPLIQLFPYLLPLYGCAPKMEGGIVAPLSVMRVEPPMLAEPTGLSCVASLLLLELHATGSMHQAASLNVDVLSVAAKSYAVAALEAFYPNVIP